In a single window of the Streptomyces sp. NBC_00353 genome:
- a CDS encoding VOC family protein, with amino-acid sequence MIAELQCVVLDCPDPVRLAEFYRSVVGGRVNEPDRRWGLDENWATLHTDAGLVLAFQRAADYRPPQWPDPARPQQFHLDFGVPDLDAAQAEVVAAGATVLDDGSADGVGEADPERAERPWRIYADPAGHPFCLVLHRVTQP; translated from the coding sequence ATGATCGCCGAACTTCAGTGCGTGGTGCTCGACTGCCCCGATCCCGTACGTCTCGCCGAGTTCTACCGGTCGGTCGTGGGCGGCCGGGTCAACGAACCGGACCGCCGGTGGGGGCTCGACGAGAACTGGGCGACGCTGCACACCGACGCCGGTCTCGTCCTCGCGTTCCAGCGGGCGGCGGATTATCGGCCGCCGCAGTGGCCGGACCCGGCGCGGCCCCAGCAGTTCCATCTGGACTTCGGTGTGCCGGACCTGGACGCGGCGCAGGCTGAGGTCGTCGCGGCCGGCGCGACCGTACTCGACGACGGGAGCGCGGACGGCGTCGGGGAGGCGGACCCGGAGCGGGCCGAGCGGCCGTGGCGGATCTATGCCGATCCGGCGGGGCATCCGTTCTGTCTGGTCCTGCACCGGGTGACGCAGCCGTAG
- a CDS encoding inositol monophosphatase family protein, which produces MIDDFLAGDLTEVEAAVRAAAAAEIMPRYRQLAAHEIVEKSGPHDLVTTADRLAEEHLTASLTRLLPGSVVVGEESVHADPKVYDALGGEAPVWIVDPVDGTRQFVRGEPGFCTLVALAHHGELLASWTYAAALDKMAVAVRGRGATLNGVPMRSGSPAPGAVLEVAMSHPDYTSDAQKHALLGLRTEGINARPCGAAGLEYLAVARGDQDAVAFNWEYAWDHAAGLLLVTEAGGAQATLSGAPFRITGGNALPFTAARDEATAERILEALRAGG; this is translated from the coding sequence ATGATCGATGACTTCCTTGCCGGGGACCTGACCGAGGTCGAGGCAGCGGTCCGCGCAGCGGCCGCCGCCGAGATCATGCCGCGCTACCGGCAGCTCGCCGCACACGAGATCGTCGAGAAGAGCGGTCCGCACGACCTCGTCACCACCGCCGACCGCCTCGCCGAGGAACACCTCACCGCGTCCCTCACCCGCCTCCTGCCCGGCTCGGTGGTCGTCGGTGAGGAGTCGGTCCACGCCGATCCGAAGGTGTACGACGCCCTGGGCGGCGAGGCACCGGTCTGGATCGTCGACCCGGTCGACGGCACCCGCCAGTTCGTCCGCGGCGAGCCCGGCTTCTGCACCCTCGTCGCCCTCGCCCACCACGGCGAACTCCTCGCCTCGTGGACGTACGCCGCGGCCCTGGACAAGATGGCGGTCGCGGTCCGCGGCCGCGGCGCCACGCTGAACGGCGTCCCGATGCGTTCCGGATCGCCCGCGCCGGGCGCCGTGCTCGAGGTGGCCATGTCGCACCCCGACTACACCTCCGACGCCCAGAAGCACGCCCTGCTCGGGCTGCGCACCGAAGGCATCAACGCGCGCCCGTGCGGCGCTGCGGGCCTCGAATACCTGGCCGTCGCCCGCGGCGACCAGGACGCGGTCGCCTTCAACTGGGAGTACGCCTGGGACCACGCGGCGGGCCTGCTCCTGGTCACGGAGGCGGGTGGCGCGCAGGCCACGCTCTCGGGTGCCCCGTTCCGTATCACCGGCGGCAACGCCCTGCCCTTCACGGCCGCCCGCGACGAGGCGACGGCCGAGCGGATCCTGGAGGCACTGCGCGCCGGAGGATGA